Proteins encoded together in one Planctomyces sp. SH-PL14 window:
- a CDS encoding DUF1559 domain-containing protein, with translation MINRTRGGFTLIELLVVIAIIAVLVSILLPAVQQARAAARAAQCRNNMKQLGLALHGYAETYGMFPPGHMDTYTDGISAGARHHFGWLTSLLPYVDQGALYAKIRFENVTAFSPNVHINPEFYPVGTFEIATFLCPSDPVRRANPDMAPANYLSSQGNLCNCRDTVCDGLFGHSSYTRLSWIKDGLSQTIAAGETLKSDMNPATVDDNYIFTNSAGASAQDLGTCQGVAPTASDRGTVWIGGQPQFNIMATINTPNHRFFDCIAPNYGCTNFAARSAHTGGANLVLADGSVHFISENIELTVYRALGSRAGSEKVGEF, from the coding sequence TTGATCAACAGAACGAGAGGCGGATTCACTCTGATCGAGCTTTTGGTCGTCATCGCGATCATCGCGGTGCTGGTCTCGATCCTGCTCCCCGCCGTGCAGCAGGCCCGCGCCGCCGCCCGGGCCGCGCAGTGCCGCAACAACATGAAGCAGCTCGGTCTCGCGCTCCACGGCTACGCCGAGACCTACGGGATGTTTCCCCCCGGCCACATGGACACCTACACCGACGGGATCTCGGCCGGGGCCCGCCATCACTTCGGCTGGCTGACCTCCCTGCTCCCCTATGTCGACCAGGGAGCGCTCTACGCCAAGATCCGCTTCGAGAACGTCACCGCCTTCTCCCCCAACGTCCACATCAATCCGGAGTTCTATCCGGTCGGGACGTTCGAGATCGCGACCTTCCTCTGCCCCAGCGATCCGGTGCGGCGTGCCAATCCCGACATGGCTCCCGCCAACTACCTCTCGAGCCAGGGGAACCTCTGCAACTGCCGCGACACGGTCTGCGACGGCCTGTTCGGCCACAGCTCCTACACCCGGCTGTCGTGGATCAAGGACGGCCTGTCGCAGACGATCGCCGCCGGCGAGACCCTCAAGAGCGACATGAACCCCGCGACGGTCGACGACAACTACATCTTCACCAACTCCGCCGGGGCGAGTGCCCAGGATCTGGGGACCTGTCAGGGGGTCGCCCCCACCGCCTCGGACCGGGGGACGGTCTGGATCGGCGGGCAGCCGCAGTTCAACATCATGGCCACGATCAACACCCCCAATCACCGGTTCTTCGACTGCATTGCTCCCAACTACGGCTGCACGAACTTCGCCGCCCGGAGCGCCCACACCGGAGGGGCCAACCTGGTGCTGGCGGACGGTTCCGTTCACTTCATTTCCGAGAACATCGAGCTCACGGTCTACCGCGCCCTCGGAAGTCGCGCCGGGTCTGAGAAAGTCGGGGAGTTCTGA
- a CDS encoding response regulator transcription factor: protein MSNVLIVEDHRTLRSSLEQGLREEGHTIFAVSSATEGLLLTRTEPLDAIILDLQLTDGDGLTLLREIRKSGRATPVLIVSARDSVEDRILGLDTGADDYLVKPFAFGELLARLRSLLRRGAVASEAVLRHDDLQIDLMTRKVTRQGEEISLTRRLLELLEYLLRHKNQVVTREMLARDVWKASTATWTNVIEVQIRELRIKIERPGWSRILHTIRGEGYRLGDPP, encoded by the coding sequence ATGTCCAACGTACTGATCGTCGAAGACCATCGCACCCTCCGCTCCAGCCTCGAACAAGGCCTCCGCGAAGAAGGTCACACCATCTTCGCCGTGTCCAGCGCCACCGAAGGACTCCTCCTCACCCGCACCGAACCCCTCGACGCCATCATCCTCGACCTCCAACTGACCGACGGAGACGGCCTGACCCTGCTGCGGGAAATCCGCAAAAGCGGCCGCGCCACGCCGGTCCTGATCGTCAGCGCGAGAGACTCCGTCGAAGACCGCATCCTCGGACTCGACACCGGCGCCGACGACTACCTCGTCAAACCGTTCGCGTTCGGCGAACTCCTCGCCCGCCTCCGCTCGCTCCTCCGCCGCGGCGCCGTCGCCTCCGAAGCAGTCCTCCGCCACGACGACCTCCAGATCGACCTCATGACGCGCAAAGTCACCCGCCAGGGCGAGGAAATCTCGCTCACGCGGCGACTGCTCGAACTGCTCGAATACCTCCTTCGCCACAAGAACCAGGTCGTCACCCGCGAGATGCTCGCGCGCGACGTCTGGAAGGCCTCCACCGCCACCTGGACGAACGTGATCGAAGTCCAGATCCGCGAACTGCGGATCAAGATCGAACGCCCCGGCTGGTCGCGGATCCTGCACACGATTCGAGGGGAAGGCTACCGCCTGGGAGACCCGCCGTGA
- a CDS encoding sensor histidine kinase — MTGWSIRWRLTLSNAAVLAGLFAVFCGVMLYLVHGHLQREEDAWLSEEIHELRQDVKLARDREHLQETFDTRYAIHSDVHFRVTAPDAAVIQSRFLRDTALPRPGHLDETEPPQFEDVDLPGLGQFRLLSLTARDSQDRPLLLQVASAKAEMSQDFQWYLGTVVAAVPIALLVAIAAGYGLACHALAPVEQMVATAERISAERLDERLTIRNPRDELGRLGLTLNAMFDRLHRAIDQMRRFTSDAAHELRSPIAALRTKAEVILRAPREAEVYRLAMEQTADEAARLTELVHQLLTLSRYDAGQFPPLEDRVRVDLLVADVVEQFRSRTTDWRHTLVVQPLPPWSLVGDDILLSQLFFNLLDNATKYTPPGGTICVRGREAGQELVVEVEDDGIGIPEELQGRVFDRFFRVDSSQNDDRSGVGLGLAICRAVVETHRGRIAVRSAPGKGSCFGVTLPGAPAAS, encoded by the coding sequence GTGACCGGCTGGAGCATCCGCTGGCGACTGACCCTCTCGAACGCCGCCGTCCTGGCCGGCCTCTTCGCCGTGTTCTGCGGCGTGATGCTGTACCTCGTCCACGGACATCTGCAACGAGAAGAAGACGCGTGGCTCTCCGAGGAAATCCACGAGCTCCGCCAGGACGTCAAACTCGCCCGTGATCGCGAGCACCTCCAGGAAACCTTCGACACCCGGTACGCCATCCACTCGGACGTCCACTTCCGTGTCACCGCTCCGGATGCAGCCGTCATCCAGAGCCGCTTCCTCCGCGACACGGCCCTCCCCCGGCCCGGTCACCTCGACGAGACCGAGCCGCCGCAGTTCGAGGACGTCGATCTCCCCGGCCTCGGACAGTTCCGGCTCCTCAGCCTGACGGCCCGGGATAGCCAGGACCGTCCGCTCCTGTTGCAGGTCGCCTCCGCCAAGGCCGAGATGAGCCAGGACTTTCAGTGGTACCTCGGGACCGTCGTCGCCGCGGTTCCGATCGCCCTCCTCGTCGCCATCGCGGCTGGCTACGGCCTGGCGTGCCACGCGCTGGCGCCGGTCGAACAGATGGTCGCCACGGCGGAACGGATCTCCGCGGAGCGGCTCGATGAGCGGCTGACGATCCGGAACCCGCGCGATGAACTGGGACGGCTCGGCCTGACGCTCAACGCGATGTTCGACCGGCTGCACCGCGCGATCGATCAGATGCGGCGCTTCACGTCGGATGCGGCCCACGAGCTGCGGTCGCCGATCGCCGCGCTGCGGACGAAGGCGGAAGTCATCCTGCGGGCTCCTCGGGAGGCCGAGGTCTACCGCCTCGCGATGGAACAGACCGCCGACGAAGCCGCGCGCCTGACCGAGCTGGTCCATCAGCTCCTGACCTTGAGCCGTTACGACGCCGGGCAGTTCCCGCCGCTGGAAGATCGCGTGCGGGTGGACCTCCTGGTGGCGGACGTGGTTGAGCAGTTCCGCAGCCGGACCACCGACTGGCGGCACACGCTCGTGGTTCAGCCGCTCCCTCCCTGGAGCCTGGTGGGGGACGACATCCTGCTGAGCCAGCTGTTCTTCAACCTGCTCGACAACGCCACGAAGTACACGCCGCCGGGAGGGACGATCTGCGTCCGCGGACGGGAGGCGGGCCAGGAACTGGTCGTGGAGGTCGAGGACGACGGGATCGGGATTCCCGAAGAGCTCCAGGGGCGAGTCTTCGATCGGTTCTTTCGCGTGGACTCGTCCCAGAACGACGATCGCTCGGGCGTGGGCCTCGGTCTCGCCATCTGCCGCGCCGTCGTCGAAACCCATCGCGGCCGGATCGCGGTCCGCAGCGCCCCCGGGAAAGGCAGCTGCTTCGGGGTGACACTGCCCGGCGCGCCGGCGGCAAGCTGA